The following proteins come from a genomic window of Thermoproteus sp.:
- a CDS encoding DUF401 family protein: MYPLFAFLAAVALVVGGTLSRRLDVAVSLPLAAALYGVLTLGLSAGWATLSAFNYSMFEVLSSLVLAMALGYLMRSRRESIASGLTAVGPRFAAFAIPAAIGLLPMPGGAYISAVVADPLYGEMGLKSHERTFLNYWMRHIWIPVWPLFQGVLITSAVLSVPVSRVVSWSWPASVAAVVAGAAVGLPRVKRVGAGGRARDLLSLWPLALVAALSSILPIYLAVSAALALFVLAYRVGASDVAAAFRYALTPRILAIIVSSLVFSQYIDASGLSRLLASSLGGAAALAAFSIPFLIGLATGVEFTFAGLAFPPLSALLHGYMLSIAFLGGFLGVMLSPAHSCFVLTLDYYKAEAREVYGLLVRAALVSAAVAASLYLLLEAL, from the coding sequence GTGTATCCGCTCTTTGCCTTCCTGGCGGCCGTGGCCTTGGTGGTCGGCGGGACGCTCTCGAGGAGGCTAGACGTGGCGGTTTCTCTGCCCTTGGCGGCGGCCCTCTACGGCGTCTTGACTTTGGGCCTTTCGGCGGGCTGGGCGACCCTCTCGGCTTTCAACTACTCTATGTTCGAAGTCCTCTCGTCGTTGGTTCTGGCCATGGCTCTTGGCTATTTGATGAGGTCTAGGCGCGAGTCTATAGCCAGCGGCCTCACGGCGGTGGGGCCTAGGTTCGCCGCCTTCGCGATCCCAGCCGCCATAGGCCTACTGCCCATGCCGGGAGGGGCCTACATATCGGCGGTCGTGGCCGATCCTCTCTACGGCGAGATGGGCCTTAAGAGCCACGAGAGGACTTTCCTCAACTATTGGATGCGCCACATATGGATACCGGTCTGGCCTCTATTTCAGGGGGTCTTGATCACCTCGGCGGTCCTGTCGGTCCCGGTGTCTCGGGTGGTCTCTTGGTCTTGGCCAGCCAGCGTCGCCGCCGTCGTGGCGGGGGCGGCTGTGGGGCTCCCTCGGGTCAAGAGGGTCGGGGCCGGCGGGAGGGCTAGGGACCTCTTGTCCCTATGGCCTCTGGCCCTCGTTGCGGCCCTCTCCTCCATCCTGCCCATATACCTCGCCGTGTCGGCCGCCTTGGCCCTATTCGTGTTGGCCTATAGGGTCGGCGCCTCGGACGTCGCGGCGGCTTTCCGCTACGCCTTGACTCCCCGCATCCTTGCCATAATAGTCTCGTCGCTCGTCTTTTCGCAGTATATAGATGCCAGCGGGCTCAGCAGGCTTTTGGCCTCCAGCCTCGGCGGGGCCGCTGCCCTCGCGGCGTTCTCCATACCGTTCCTCATAGGCCTCGCCACGGGGGTGGAGTTCACCTTCGCCGGCCTGGCCTTCCCGCCTCTAAGCGCCCTGCTCCACGGCTATATGCTCTCTATAGCTTTCCTCGGCGGGTTCCTCGGCGTCATGTTGAGCCCCGCCCATAGCTGTTTCGTCTTGACTCTCGACTACTATAAGGCCGAGGCGAGGGAGGTCTACGGGCTGTTGGTCAGAGCCGCTTTGGTCTCGGCGGCGGTCGCGGCGTCTCTATATCTACTGCTGGAGGCCCTTTAG
- a CDS encoding PINc/VapC family ATPase, whose amino-acid sequence MEKYVADLSALLDGSLKEAVISGGIRGTVFLLEEVVDYLEWLARQGDGVGIIGMEELRDLRASVEKLGLSELVRIEFVQGAKRPVEPEELPALVRKFAKENGAVVITSDPFLRDSASVMGLEVLYLGREKGPLQIEKFFDRDVMSIHLKEGAPPQAKAGRPGSWRLIRLSDSPMTRAQLEVVVRELISEAAKGDGQTRIEIRRPHSLIIQHKDLRIVVAFPPVSDGLEITAVKPLVRRRLEDYGLDPRIVERLEKSAEGILISGPPGAGKTTFAQALAEFYLSKGKIVKTVESPRDMILSKAITQLSKNYATSEEIHDLLLLSRPDYTIFDEMRDTADFQLYVDLRLAGVGMVGVVHATSPIDAIQRFVRRVELGMIPSIIDTVIYMKDGEVKKVYSLSMVVKVPAGMREEDLSRPVVVVKDFLTGEPEYEIYVFGEETFVVPLRRGEARAPSKKLFSAVVSALKRYVPPQEIRVEEADGVVVVKVPEEYLAVVATRGANKLERLKRRFSVDFRIEPL is encoded by the coding sequence GTGGAAAAGTACGTTGCGGACCTATCGGCGCTCCTAGACGGATCCCTTAAGGAGGCCGTCATCTCTGGCGGCATAAGGGGGACGGTCTTCCTCCTCGAGGAGGTGGTGGACTACCTGGAGTGGCTGGCGCGGCAGGGCGACGGCGTGGGCATTATAGGTATGGAGGAGCTGAGGGACCTGAGGGCCTCCGTTGAGAAGTTGGGCCTCTCTGAGCTCGTCAGGATTGAGTTCGTGCAGGGGGCCAAGAGGCCTGTGGAGCCTGAGGAGCTCCCGGCGCTTGTGAGGAAGTTCGCCAAGGAGAACGGCGCGGTTGTGATAACTAGCGACCCCTTCTTGAGGGATTCGGCGTCTGTGATGGGCCTCGAGGTGCTCTATTTGGGGAGGGAGAAGGGGCCCCTCCAGATAGAGAAGTTCTTCGATAGGGACGTCATGTCTATCCACTTGAAGGAGGGGGCTCCGCCTCAAGCCAAGGCGGGGAGGCCCGGCAGCTGGCGTCTAATTAGGCTGTCGGACTCGCCTATGACTAGAGCCCAGCTGGAGGTCGTGGTGAGGGAGTTGATCTCCGAGGCCGCCAAGGGCGATGGGCAGACTAGGATAGAGATAAGGAGGCCCCACTCCCTGATAATACAACATAAGGACCTCCGCATCGTCGTCGCCTTCCCGCCGGTCTCTGACGGGCTCGAGATAACTGCCGTCAAGCCCCTGGTGAGGAGGAGGCTTGAGGACTACGGGCTGGATCCCAGAATTGTGGAGCGCCTAGAGAAAAGCGCAGAGGGCATCCTCATATCGGGGCCTCCTGGCGCAGGCAAGACCACCTTCGCGCAGGCCCTCGCCGAGTTTTATCTCTCTAAGGGCAAGATCGTGAAGACTGTAGAGTCGCCGAGGGACATGATTTTGAGCAAGGCCATCACGCAGCTCTCTAAGAACTACGCCACGTCGGAGGAGATACATGACCTCCTTCTCCTCTCGCGTCCCGACTACACCATTTTCGACGAGATGAGAGATACGGCGGACTTCCAGCTCTATGTAGACCTCCGTCTGGCCGGCGTGGGTATGGTGGGCGTGGTCCACGCCACCTCGCCTATAGACGCCATCCAGAGGTTCGTCCGTAGGGTGGAGCTGGGCATGATACCCTCCATAATAGACACGGTCATCTACATGAAGGACGGAGAGGTCAAGAAGGTCTATTCGCTCTCCATGGTGGTGAAGGTGCCGGCGGGCATGAGGGAGGAGGACCTCTCGCGCCCCGTCGTGGTGGTTAAGGACTTCTTGACGGGGGAGCCGGAGTACGAGATATACGTCTTCGGCGAGGAGACCTTCGTGGTGCCGTTGAGGAGAGGCGAGGCGAGGGCGCCGAGCAAGAAGTTGTTCTCGGCGGTGGTCTCCGCCTTGAAGCGCTACGTGCCTCCGCAGGAGATTAGGGTCGAGGAGGCCGATGGGGTCGTGGTGGTGAAGGTGCCCGAGGAGTATCTTGCCGTAGTGGCTACGCGGGGCGCCAACAAGTTGGAGCGCCTCAAGAGGAGGTTTTCGGTGGACTTCAGGATAGAGCCGCTGTAA
- a CDS encoding ATPase domain-containing protein: protein MAVDQYYPYYEDLSPTGVWYIDQLLGGGFKKGEIYLIAGEAGQGKTIFSLQFLKTGAELYDEPGLYITVDEPSEDVKRGVKASLGWDLDVLEEQQKLIFVDLRTHFKAYSQSEKVVADPREIAKVIIDNVRKYGIKRLVVDPIAPLLITSHTDVLWVREYMRELVFQLRKLKDVTTVMTSEIPTGENKISRFGVEEYLASGVIKLELQEYRGFVFRVMFIRKMRWTPVRPQKLVFEIYPQYGIYVIDRLENFMKSIDRFYADAAQQAGPQEYQAYALAR from the coding sequence GTGGCCGTGGACCAGTATTATCCCTACTACGAGGATCTCAGCCCCACTGGGGTGTGGTATATCGACCAGCTCCTTGGCGGGGGTTTTAAGAAGGGCGAGATATACCTCATAGCGGGCGAGGCGGGGCAGGGGAAGACCATATTTAGCCTCCAGTTCCTCAAGACTGGCGCCGAGCTCTACGACGAGCCGGGCCTCTACATCACAGTCGACGAGCCTTCTGAAGACGTAAAGAGGGGGGTCAAGGCCTCGTTGGGGTGGGATCTAGACGTCCTTGAGGAACAACAGAAGCTTATCTTTGTGGACCTCAGGACGCACTTCAAGGCCTATTCCCAAAGCGAGAAGGTTGTGGCGGATCCGCGGGAGATAGCCAAGGTCATTATCGACAACGTCAGGAAGTACGGCATAAAGAGGCTCGTGGTGGACCCTATAGCGCCGCTCCTAATAACCTCCCACACCGACGTCTTGTGGGTTAGGGAGTACATGAGGGAGCTCGTCTTCCAGTTGAGGAAGCTGAAAGACGTGACGACAGTCATGACGTCCGAAATACCCACCGGCGAGAACAAAATCAGTAGGTTCGGCGTAGAGGAGTATCTAGCTAGCGGCGTCATAAAGCTGGAGCTGCAGGAATATAGGGGCTTCGTCTTTAGGGTCATGTTCATAAGGAAGATGAGGTGGACGCCCGTTAGGCCCCAGAAGCTGGTCTTCGAGATATATCCGCAGTACGGCATCTACGTCATAGATAGGCTCGAAAACTTCATGAAGTCTATAGAT